The [Bacillus] selenitireducens MLS10 genome includes a region encoding these proteins:
- a CDS encoding DMT family transporter translates to MKHNQTYLMLTVVMIFWGLNVVAVKYLVEHFSPVMMQGMRIGAAGLVLITILFLMHDISKVTVKQWYYVTAAALFGQVLHHALVARGLQLTTASNASLILGLIPITTAILSTLILKDALSRLQYGGVLIALSGVSLVVFEGSLLRGIQIAEGDLLIFAGMLVQAVSFIIIRKATLELNPKQMTGMMLLIGAAVLSIYGWLTEPRVIPEFPQASMAWGVFFASAVFATGLGHLMYNIAIRNIGAAQSAVFNNLVPLFALIGATLFLNESVTLRHGVGFLLIVTGVLLGTGYIEQKIMKNRQSFR, encoded by the coding sequence ATGAAGCATAATCAAACCTATCTGATGCTGACTGTTGTCATGATTTTCTGGGGATTGAATGTCGTGGCAGTCAAATATCTTGTGGAACACTTCTCTCCCGTCATGATGCAAGGCATGCGAATTGGAGCTGCGGGACTGGTTCTCATCACGATTTTGTTCCTGATGCATGACATCAGCAAAGTAACAGTAAAGCAGTGGTACTATGTCACAGCAGCCGCTCTGTTTGGTCAGGTGTTGCATCATGCCCTCGTAGCAAGAGGACTGCAGCTGACAACAGCGTCAAACGCCTCGCTGATCCTCGGACTGATCCCCATTACAACAGCTATCCTATCCACCCTTATTTTAAAAGACGCGTTATCGCGACTCCAGTATGGTGGTGTCCTGATCGCCTTATCAGGTGTTTCACTTGTCGTTTTTGAAGGGTCACTGCTAAGGGGTATTCAGATCGCAGAAGGGGATTTGCTGATTTTTGCCGGGATGCTTGTTCAGGCGGTCTCGTTTATCATCATACGCAAAGCAACCCTCGAACTGAACCCAAAGCAAATGACCGGCATGATGCTCTTGATCGGTGCAGCGGTTCTCAGTATTTATGGCTGGTTAACAGAACCGAGAGTAATCCCCGAGTTTCCTCAAGCGTCCATGGCCTGGGGAGTCTTTTTTGCTTCAGCTGTTTTCGCCACAGGGCTTGGCCATCTTATGTACAATATAGCCATACGTAATATCGGTGCTGCACAGTCTGCGGTATTCAACAATCTTGTGCCGTTATTTGCCCTTATTGGTGCAACCTTATTTCTTAACGAATCCGTGACGCTTCGTCACGGCGTCGGATTTCTCCTCATTGTAACCGGTGTACTTCTCGGTACTGGCTACATTGAACAAAAAATCATGAAGAATCGCCAAAGCTTCAGATAG
- the typA gene encoding translational GTPase TypA has translation MSVKNNIRNIAIIAHVDHGKTTLVDELLKQSGTFRAHEHVQERAMDSNDIEKERGITILAKNTAVDYEGTRINILDTPGHADFGGEVERILKMVDGVLLVVDAFEGCMPQTRFVLKKAMEQKLRPVVVVNKIDRPAARPEEVVDEVVDLLIDLGADEEQLDFPVVYASALNGTSSASASIEDQESTMNPVFHSIIEHVPAPIANDDEPLQFQVTMLDYNDYLGRMGIGRVFRGRVKKGDSVSIIKRDGSHKNFRISKMFGFIGLKRHEIEEASAGELIAIAGVEDIMVGETVCPQDEHDPLPLVRIDEPTLQMTFLVNNSPFAGREGDHVTSRKIEARLLQQVETDVSLLVENTESPDVWKVSGRGELHLSILIENLRREGFELAVSKPEVIIREIDGKSCEPYESAQVDVPEDYTGSVMESLGERKGELLNMVNKGDGQVRMDFLIPSRGLIGYTTEFMAQTKGYGILNHSFEKYAPVAEGYTGGRRQGALVSMETGKVTQYAMIQVEDRGVLFVEPTTEIYEGMIVGEHNRDNDLTINLTKAKQQTNIRSATKEHTVTMKRPRILSLEEALEFLNDDEYCEVTPQSIRLRKKVLNKAMREREEKRKKLALKQTEQAK, from the coding sequence ATGAGTGTAAAAAACAACATCCGCAATATTGCGATTATTGCACACGTCGACCACGGGAAAACCACACTGGTGGACGAATTACTGAAACAATCCGGAACCTTTCGAGCCCACGAACATGTCCAGGAGCGCGCAATGGACTCCAATGATATTGAAAAGGAACGCGGTATCACTATTTTGGCTAAAAATACGGCCGTTGACTATGAAGGTACGCGTATCAATATCCTGGATACCCCGGGACACGCAGACTTCGGCGGTGAAGTTGAACGGATTCTGAAAATGGTCGATGGCGTGTTGCTTGTTGTCGACGCGTTTGAAGGCTGTATGCCACAGACCCGGTTTGTATTGAAAAAAGCAATGGAACAGAAGCTTCGCCCAGTCGTCGTGGTCAATAAAATTGACCGTCCTGCGGCAAGACCTGAAGAAGTGGTCGATGAAGTGGTGGATCTGTTGATTGATCTGGGTGCAGATGAAGAGCAGTTGGACTTCCCTGTCGTCTACGCTTCGGCTTTAAACGGTACGTCCAGTGCCTCGGCTTCTATTGAAGACCAGGAATCGACAATGAATCCGGTTTTTCATTCGATTATTGAGCATGTACCGGCACCAATTGCAAATGACGATGAACCGCTGCAGTTCCAGGTGACGATGCTCGATTATAACGACTATCTCGGTCGAATGGGAATCGGGCGTGTTTTCAGGGGCCGCGTGAAAAAAGGTGACTCTGTTTCGATTATTAAACGGGACGGCAGCCATAAGAATTTCCGCATCTCCAAAATGTTCGGTTTTATCGGACTTAAGCGACATGAAATTGAAGAAGCTTCTGCAGGTGAACTGATTGCGATTGCCGGGGTCGAAGATATCATGGTTGGAGAGACCGTTTGTCCACAGGATGAACACGACCCCCTCCCTCTCGTCCGAATAGATGAGCCGACGCTCCAGATGACCTTCCTCGTGAATAACAGCCCGTTTGCAGGCCGTGAAGGGGATCATGTGACGAGCCGTAAGATTGAAGCACGATTGCTTCAGCAGGTTGAGACGGATGTCAGTCTCCTTGTGGAAAACACGGAATCACCGGATGTGTGGAAAGTGTCAGGCCGTGGTGAATTGCATCTTTCAATTCTGATCGAAAATCTCAGACGTGAAGGTTTCGAGCTCGCTGTATCCAAACCTGAGGTCATCATCCGTGAGATTGACGGAAAATCATGCGAACCATACGAGTCGGCGCAGGTCGATGTCCCGGAAGATTATACCGGTTCAGTCATGGAGTCCCTTGGTGAACGAAAAGGGGAACTGTTAAACATGGTCAACAAAGGCGACGGTCAGGTCAGAATGGATTTTCTGATCCCGTCCCGCGGACTGATTGGATATACGACGGAGTTTATGGCTCAGACAAAAGGATACGGTATTTTGAATCACAGCTTTGAAAAGTATGCCCCTGTAGCTGAGGGTTACACAGGTGGACGCCGTCAGGGTGCCCTTGTATCCATGGAAACCGGTAAAGTCACGCAGTATGCGATGATTCAGGTTGAGGACCGGGGTGTGTTGTTTGTCGAACCGACTACGGAAATCTATGAAGGAATGATTGTCGGGGAACATAACCGTGATAATGACCTGACGATCAATCTGACAAAAGCAAAGCAGCAGACCAATATCCGTTCTGCCACGAAAGAACACACCGTGACGATGAAGAGACCGAGAATTCTATCCCTTGAGGAAGCACTCGAGTTTTTGAATGACGATGAATATTGTGAAGTGACTCCGCAATCAATCCGTCTTCGGAAAAAAGTTCTTAATAAAGCGATGCGTGAACGAGAAGAAAAAAGAAAAAAACTTGCTTTGAAACAAACCGAGCAAGCTAAATAA
- a CDS encoding ACT domain-containing protein gives MEQKRAVISVVGKDQVGIIARVTTILAKNQLNVLDISQTILQDFFTMMMIVDLQESADLDQLQKDLDQVSEEMKLQIHMQQEDIFKSMHRI, from the coding sequence ATGGAACAAAAACGGGCAGTAATCAGTGTTGTCGGGAAAGACCAGGTCGGAATAATTGCAAGGGTTACGACCATTCTTGCGAAGAATCAGCTGAATGTTCTCGATATCAGTCAGACCATTCTGCAGGATTTCTTTACCATGATGATGATTGTGGATTTACAGGAATCAGCGGATCTCGATCAGCTTCAAAAAGATCTTGATCAGGTCAGTGAAGAGATGAAACTGCAGATTCACATGCAGCAAGAAGACATTTTTAAATCCATGCACCGCATTTAA
- the ectA gene encoding diaminobutyrate acetyltransferase, giving the protein MNNRTTSNQDELIFQQPTKYDGKEMWALAKRTSLDLNSAYKYLMMAEYFSKTCVVAKENGELVGFITGFIEPDKPDTVFVWQVGVDSSQRGKGVASRMLDALLASSGCEQVKYLEATITDDNQASQKLFKGLARKRNTSCDVFETFPEEAFPDGHDAEYTYRIGPFPE; this is encoded by the coding sequence ATGAATAACCGCACAACGTCCAATCAGGATGAACTCATTTTTCAGCAACCGACGAAGTACGATGGAAAAGAAATGTGGGCGTTGGCCAAACGCACTTCTTTGGATTTAAATTCTGCTTACAAGTATTTAATGATGGCAGAATACTTTTCCAAAACCTGCGTCGTCGCTAAGGAAAATGGCGAACTGGTGGGATTCATTACAGGCTTTATCGAACCCGATAAGCCTGACACGGTCTTTGTCTGGCAAGTTGGTGTTGATTCATCACAGCGCGGTAAAGGCGTTGCCTCCAGAATGCTGGATGCACTCCTTGCAAGCAGCGGATGTGAGCAGGTCAAGTATCTGGAAGCCACGATCACAGACGACAACCAGGCATCCCAAAAGCTGTTCAAGGGTCTTGCCCGCAAACGGAATACTTCATGCGACGTGTTTGAAACGTTTCCTGAAGAAGCATTTCCTGATGGGCATGATGCTGAGTACACGTATCGCATCGGGCCATTTCCCGAGTAA
- a CDS encoding serine hydrolase domain-containing protein encodes MLDRLPLILSVILIILTMIFIVAYMTLDEETETTWAYHESVEEAGWNPEQLIQARNYYESINSTALMVIHEGKVLLSWGDVTTNTNAHSVRKSFLSALYGIEWEKGTFALDDTLADYDIEEEPPLSGLELRAQLQHLLSSTSGVYLPAGEESWNMRQARPARGTRIPGSYYYYNNWDFNVLGSIYNEQTERDLFEDFHERIAVPLGMEDFSLGNTNYKYENRRSLHPSYLFRMSARDFARFGQLYLQNGEWEGEQIVPEEWIELSTQPHAEVASNNIFDYGYLWWSATAGIYEELGMFSAVGRYGQSIEVIPEYDLVFVHRVDSNHHSFSMTRDSVNDLQRLQLLQLILDAKRTE; translated from the coding sequence ATGCTCGACCGGTTGCCATTGATCTTATCGGTGATTCTGATCATCCTGACGATGATCTTCATCGTTGCCTATATGACACTCGATGAAGAAACGGAAACCACATGGGCTTACCATGAAAGCGTTGAAGAAGCAGGCTGGAACCCCGAGCAGCTGATTCAGGCCCGGAACTATTACGAATCCATCAACTCTACAGCATTGATGGTCATCCATGAAGGGAAGGTCCTGTTATCATGGGGGGATGTTACCACAAACACAAATGCCCATTCCGTCAGAAAGAGTTTTTTAAGTGCCCTTTACGGCATCGAATGGGAGAAGGGGACCTTTGCTCTTGATGATACGCTGGCTGACTACGACATTGAAGAAGAACCGCCGCTAAGCGGTCTCGAATTGCGTGCCCAGCTTCAGCATCTGCTTTCCTCAACATCCGGTGTATATCTTCCTGCAGGTGAGGAGTCCTGGAATATGCGCCAGGCAAGGCCTGCAAGGGGAACCCGAATACCGGGAAGCTATTATTACTATAATAATTGGGATTTTAATGTACTTGGGAGTATTTATAACGAGCAGACAGAACGTGATCTGTTTGAAGATTTTCATGAACGGATTGCCGTTCCTTTAGGCATGGAAGATTTCAGTCTGGGAAATACCAACTATAAGTATGAAAACAGACGATCTTTGCACCCTTCCTATTTGTTTCGCATGTCTGCGAGAGACTTTGCCCGCTTTGGTCAGCTGTATTTGCAGAATGGGGAATGGGAAGGCGAGCAGATTGTACCGGAGGAATGGATTGAGCTGAGTACGCAGCCTCACGCAGAGGTAGCTTCCAATAATATTTTTGATTACGGCTATTTATGGTGGTCAGCCACAGCAGGCATTTACGAAGAGCTTGGCATGTTTTCTGCAGTTGGACGTTACGGCCAGTCCATTGAGGTCATTCCCGAATATGATCTCGTCTTTGTTCACCGGGTGGATTCGAATCACCATTCCTTCTCAATGACACGGGACAGTGTCAATGATCTGCAGCGGCTTCAACTGCTCCAGCTGATACTGGATGCCAAACGCACTGAATAA
- a CDS encoding glutamate-5-semialdehyde dehydrogenase — protein MTLPSMNETLLKGSLGKLAAKYVSRTSTEERHRALLSISSHLEKNRELILEANQKDVERSRENGATAAYIDRLSLDHGRIASLSEMLKKLVTLPDPLFQIKEETIRPNGLHIKHVTVPLGVIGIIYEARPNVTVDTAALALKTGNTTLLKGSSSTLHTNRVLVQIMQEALVDEGFPAETVQLIDDPDRTALQDMCHARGYLDVLIPRGGEKLIQTVVEQSTVPVIETGAGNCHVYIDESADPDMAINVAVDAKTQRPSVCNACETIVVHKEWLAENGQKLITALEEKGVSIHGDRHVQELSETIIEADEDDWKTEYLSLDVAMKTVPDIGSAISHISTYSTFHSESILTENDHHARLFFASIDAAAVYHNASTRFTDGEEFGYGAEVGISTQKLHARGPMGLPALTTTKAIISGTGQTKA, from the coding sequence ATGACTTTACCATCCATGAATGAAACGCTGTTAAAAGGATCATTGGGTAAACTGGCAGCCAAATACGTATCACGTACGTCAACGGAAGAGCGGCATCGGGCGCTTCTTTCTATCAGCAGTCATCTTGAAAAGAATCGCGAGCTGATCCTTGAAGCCAATCAGAAAGACGTCGAGAGAAGCCGGGAAAACGGTGCGACTGCGGCATATATAGACCGGCTTTCACTCGATCACGGCCGAATTGCGTCTCTGTCAGAGATGCTCAAGAAACTTGTGACGCTTCCGGATCCATTATTTCAGATCAAAGAGGAAACGATACGTCCCAATGGTCTTCATATCAAGCACGTAACAGTCCCACTCGGTGTGATCGGTATCATTTATGAAGCAAGGCCTAATGTGACAGTGGATACAGCTGCTCTTGCGCTAAAAACAGGAAACACAACATTGTTAAAAGGAAGTTCTTCCACCCTTCATACAAACAGGGTGCTCGTTCAAATAATGCAGGAAGCACTTGTCGATGAGGGGTTTCCGGCAGAGACGGTGCAGCTCATCGACGACCCTGACCGAACGGCACTTCAGGATATGTGTCATGCCAGAGGATATCTTGATGTGCTGATTCCCCGTGGAGGCGAAAAACTGATTCAGACCGTTGTGGAACAGTCGACTGTTCCTGTGATTGAAACAGGTGCAGGTAATTGCCATGTTTACATTGATGAATCTGCGGATCCTGATATGGCGATTAATGTCGCTGTTGATGCAAAGACGCAGCGACCTTCCGTCTGTAACGCGTGTGAGACCATTGTTGTTCATAAAGAATGGCTCGCCGAAAATGGACAAAAACTGATCACGGCTCTCGAAGAAAAAGGTGTTTCGATTCACGGTGATCGGCACGTTCAAGAGCTCTCGGAGACGATTATTGAAGCAGATGAGGATGACTGGAAAACCGAATATCTGTCGCTTGACGTGGCGATGAAAACCGTTCCGGATATTGGCAGTGCGATCTCACATATCAGCACATACAGTACGTTTCATTCCGAAAGCATTCTGACAGAGAATGATCATCATGCCCGTTTGTTTTTTGCATCCATTGACGCAGCTGCGGTTTATCATAATGCTTCTACAAGGTTTACCGATGGTGAAGAGTTTGGTTATGGTGCCGAAGTTGGCATCAGCACGCAGAAACTCCACGCGCGGGGACCTATGGGCTTACCTGCGTTGACAACGACGAAAGCCATCATCAGTGGAACAGGGCAAACAAAAGCATAG
- a CDS encoding acyltransferase family protein, with product MKSNGLVKEIFVLRSVGCLSIVLLHSIFIALQTGAVSMGHMQVTLLDSLQLLLNFGTPMFVFISEFIIAYSYRQKPIPNSFFSKRFKFIFLPYLTMALIYALPFFHLGLDTWSQKAVMNIFVGDYHGYFILIIFQFYLFHYYFSGWLKRLKPLKVIGTAFVINLLYVAFFNFVPPPNDSAAVLYIWERFFWIPMFGWIFYFMIGFYAGTYYETFLSLLKKYRVWVMMLPVITTVVMLWLYHTEILTVNTSKRVDILFQTTAVSLLLFYLVNRMKYPWPFMVFISRYSFGIYLWHYAYIFIFDYVYDNWIPWSFNGFYFMVLFVFSLSMSIMTVRVLSSWSYGYLFIGKIGIPYRKPEKTPPAAS from the coding sequence GTGAAATCAAATGGTCTGGTTAAAGAAATATTTGTTCTTCGGAGCGTGGGCTGTTTGAGCATCGTTCTCCTCCACAGCATATTTATTGCCCTGCAGACCGGAGCGGTTTCAATGGGGCATATGCAGGTTACCTTACTTGATTCCCTGCAGCTGCTTCTGAATTTCGGGACACCCATGTTTGTGTTTATATCCGAGTTTATTATCGCATATTCGTACCGGCAAAAACCGATTCCCAATTCATTCTTTTCAAAGCGGTTTAAGTTTATATTTCTGCCGTATCTGACAATGGCCCTGATCTATGCCCTTCCTTTTTTTCATCTGGGTTTGGACACATGGAGTCAAAAAGCCGTTATGAATATTTTTGTCGGTGACTATCACGGATATTTTATATTAATCATTTTTCAGTTTTATCTGTTTCATTATTATTTCAGCGGCTGGCTGAAGCGATTAAAACCGCTGAAGGTTATTGGAACGGCGTTTGTGATTAACTTGCTTTATGTTGCATTTTTTAATTTCGTTCCTCCGCCGAATGACTCGGCAGCTGTGCTCTATATTTGGGAACGCTTTTTCTGGATTCCGATGTTCGGATGGATCTTTTATTTTATGATTGGTTTTTATGCAGGGACGTATTACGAAACATTCCTCAGTTTGTTGAAGAAATACCGTGTATGGGTCATGATGCTGCCGGTTATTACAACCGTCGTGATGCTTTGGCTCTATCACACGGAGATTCTGACCGTGAATACATCCAAACGGGTTGATATTCTCTTTCAGACAACAGCCGTCAGTCTCTTGCTGTTTTACCTGGTGAATCGGATGAAGTACCCATGGCCGTTTATGGTCTTTATCAGCCGTTATTCATTCGGCATTTATTTATGGCACTATGCATACATCTTTATCTTTGATTACGTTTATGACAATTGGATTCCATGGTCCTTTAACGGTTTTTATTTTATGGTCCTCTTTGTTTTCAGTCTCAGCATGTCCATCATGACGGTGCGCGTTTTATCCTCATGGAGCTATGGGTATCTCTTTATTGGCAAAATCGGTATTCCTTACCGGAAGCCGGAAAAAACACCGCCAGCCGCTTCGTAA
- a CDS encoding PFL family protein, with protein MSIAMNEIQETIRMVQMESLDIRTVTMGISLKDCIDADSKEMNRKVYEKITGYAKELRSTADQVSKEYGVPIINKRISITPASELLGQATVEEAVELAKTLDKAAEDLGVDFIGGYSALVHKGITRGDQVLLDSLARALSETNRVCGSVSVATTATGINMDAVRKMGEVIKEAAELTAESNGIACAKLVVFCNPVEDNPFMAGAFHGAGEGEAVINVGVSGPGVVLNALKRHPEADLGEVSEIIKRTVFKITRAGELLGRVVAERLELPFGIMDLSLAPTNAQNDSVAEILEEIGLERVGTHGTIAALALMNDAVKKGGAMASSYVGGLSGAFIPVSEDNGMIKGLEDGALSLDKLEAMTCVCSVGLDMIAITGDVSPATLSGLIADEMAIGMINKKTTAVRVIPVPGKKEGEMVEFGGLLGRAPVIGVNPFGSDKLIQRGGRIPAPLQSLIN; from the coding sequence ATGAGTATTGCAATGAATGAAATCCAGGAAACCATCCGAATGGTACAAATGGAAAGCCTGGATATCCGTACCGTTACGATGGGGATCAGTCTGAAAGACTGCATTGATGCAGACAGTAAAGAAATGAACCGGAAAGTGTATGAGAAGATAACCGGCTATGCAAAAGAACTCCGTTCTACTGCCGATCAGGTCTCCAAAGAGTACGGCGTGCCGATCATTAACAAACGGATCTCGATCACCCCGGCATCAGAGCTTCTTGGTCAGGCAACGGTGGAAGAAGCTGTTGAACTCGCGAAGACCCTTGACAAAGCTGCAGAGGATCTTGGTGTTGATTTTATCGGGGGATACTCAGCGCTTGTGCACAAAGGGATCACAAGAGGTGATCAGGTCCTTCTTGACAGTCTGGCTCGCGCCTTGAGTGAAACGAACCGTGTTTGCGGATCTGTCTCCGTTGCCACAACAGCAACGGGGATCAATATGGATGCAGTCAGAAAAATGGGCGAAGTCATCAAAGAAGCAGCGGAACTGACCGCTGAATCAAACGGTATTGCATGTGCCAAGCTTGTTGTGTTCTGTAATCCTGTAGAAGATAACCCGTTTATGGCCGGAGCATTTCACGGTGCTGGCGAAGGTGAAGCCGTCATCAATGTCGGTGTCAGTGGACCGGGTGTTGTCCTGAATGCGCTGAAGCGCCACCCTGAGGCTGATTTGGGCGAGGTGTCTGAGATCATTAAACGGACTGTTTTTAAAATCACACGTGCCGGAGAACTGCTTGGTCGCGTTGTGGCAGAGAGGCTTGAGCTGCCCTTTGGGATTATGGACCTCTCCCTCGCACCGACAAATGCACAAAATGACAGTGTCGCTGAAATACTTGAAGAAATCGGTCTCGAGCGGGTAGGTACGCACGGGACGATCGCTGCACTGGCACTGATGAACGATGCCGTCAAAAAGGGCGGCGCAATGGCAAGCTCGTATGTCGGCGGCCTCAGTGGCGCGTTTATCCCCGTCAGTGAGGATAACGGGATGATTAAAGGACTCGAAGACGGTGCGCTGTCTCTAGATAAACTCGAAGCGATGACCTGCGTATGTTCTGTCGGGCTTGATATGATCGCGATCACAGGAGACGTCTCCCCTGCAACATTGTCAGGTCTGATTGCCGACGAAATGGCCATCGGCATGATCAACAAGAAAACAACAGCGGTCAGAGTGATTCCCGTACCTGGTAAAAAAGAAGGCGAAATGGTTGAATTCGGCGGTCTGCTTGGCCGCGCGCCGGTTATTGGTGTGAATCCGTTCGGTTCAGATAAACTGATCCAAAGAGGCGGAAGAATCCCCGCTCCTCTTCAATCACTGATCAACTGA
- the proB gene encoding glutamate 5-kinase: MHKSKIVIKIGTSSLASSSGALSEDKLHQVVTIVSEAMEAGHQVILVSSGAIAAGYERIGYPVRPETTKAKQAAASVGQAILMNAYQEAFMKRGIVSAQLLLTKQEIIQEASYHHLQNTMTELLQRKVLPIINENDSTSIDELTFGDNDHLASLVSGFIHADYCILYTDVDGIYDKNPKLDRSAKRIRTITASELEKRSDIDLRGGSSQGTGGMAAKLHAALQASGMGASVFIGKLDQRIPSLVETTINGDGPGTYIISDQPVPLRSKKQWIAFHSPVSGELTIDEGAVNALLSAGKSLLAVGILGSSGDFNSGSTVIVRSSDASVIGKGRVRLSSDELNQQLTHKMKSPSPVVIHRDEWISVNDTYRERMTEHDFTIHE; the protein is encoded by the coding sequence GTGCATAAATCAAAAATCGTTATAAAAATAGGAACCAGTTCATTGGCATCTTCATCCGGCGCCTTGTCCGAAGACAAATTGCATCAGGTTGTGACGATCGTCAGCGAAGCGATGGAGGCGGGCCACCAGGTCATTTTGGTCTCTTCAGGTGCCATCGCTGCCGGCTACGAGCGGATCGGTTATCCGGTCAGACCCGAAACGACAAAGGCCAAGCAGGCTGCGGCATCGGTTGGCCAGGCCATTTTGATGAATGCCTATCAGGAAGCGTTTATGAAACGCGGCATCGTCTCGGCCCAGCTTCTGTTGACAAAACAGGAGATTATACAGGAGGCAAGCTATCATCATTTGCAGAATACAATGACTGAACTGCTGCAAAGAAAAGTGCTTCCGATTATTAATGAAAATGATTCGACGTCCATTGATGAGCTGACATTTGGCGATAATGATCACCTCGCCTCCCTCGTATCCGGCTTTATCCATGCAGACTATTGTATTTTGTATACCGATGTGGACGGGATCTATGATAAAAATCCGAAACTTGACCGATCGGCAAAACGGATTCGCACGATCACCGCTTCCGAACTTGAAAAGCGATCCGACATTGATTTAAGGGGTGGCTCGAGCCAGGGCACAGGAGGTATGGCAGCGAAGCTTCATGCCGCACTGCAGGCATCGGGTATGGGGGCAAGCGTGTTTATCGGAAAACTTGATCAGCGCATCCCCTCCCTGGTTGAAACGACAATCAACGGTGATGGGCCGGGCACATACATCATTTCCGATCAGCCGGTGCCTTTACGGTCGAAGAAACAGTGGATTGCGTTTCACTCGCCCGTGTCCGGTGAACTGACGATTGATGAAGGCGCTGTGAACGCACTTCTTTCGGCTGGGAAAAGTTTACTTGCTGTCGGCATTTTAGGATCCTCAGGAGATTTCAACAGCGGAAGTACTGTGATTGTCCGTTCCTCCGATGCGTCGGTCATTGGAAAAGGCCGGGTTAGACTCAGTTCAGACGAACTGAATCAACAGCTGACTCACAAAATGAAAAGCCCCTCTCCTGTTGTGATCCATCGGGATGAGTGGATATCTGTCAACGACACCTACAGAGAAAGGATGACTGAACATGACTTTACCATCCATGAATGA